A window of Clostridioides sp. ES-S-0010-02 genomic DNA:
ATCATTCATATTATACTACCTCCTCATTATTATTAATAAGATAATATTATTATATTGATAATATTTAATCAAGTTTATTAAAAATTTTATATAAACAAATAATATTCAAAAAATAAAAAAAGCCCTTGAATTATTTAAATAATTCAAGGACTTTTTTTATCATGATTTAATACTAAGCTAATTTTGCTTTAGCAACTTCTGCTAATTTAGCAAATCCATCTGGATCTTGTATAGCCATTTCAGATAACATTTTTCTGTTAACTTCAATACCAGATAATTTTAATCCATTCATTAATCTTGAATAAGATATTCCATTCATTCTAGCTGCTGCATTTATTCTTTGTATCCAAAGTTTTCTGAAGTC
This region includes:
- the rplT gene encoding 50S ribosomal protein L20 gives rise to the protein MARVKKAMNARKKHKKILKLAKGFRGSRSKLYRPANTFVMKALKNAYIGRKLKKRDFRKLWIQRINAAARMNGISYSRLMNGLKLSGIEVNRKMLSEMAIQDPDGFAKLAEVAKAKLA